The following are encoded in a window of Vigna unguiculata cultivar IT97K-499-35 chromosome 8, ASM411807v1, whole genome shotgun sequence genomic DNA:
- the LOC114193768 gene encoding endoglucanase 11-like: MEMDTQPHKKHHFGTSYMRFLVQHCCLVITLLISTFFTTTTAFDYADALSKSLLYFEAQRSGRIPYNQRVTWRDHSGLTDGLEEGVDLVGGYYDAGDHVKFGLPMAFTITMLSWSAIEYRQQIEEAGELQHTLEAIKWGTDYFIKAHTSPNVLWAEVGDGDTDHYCWQRPEDMTTSRRAFKIDENNPGSDLAGETAAAMAAASIVFRKTNAHYSHLLLHHALQLFEFGDKYRGNYDASVGVVKSYYASVSGYMDELLWAATWLYKATDNKMYFEYVLSNAHSFGGTGWSISEFSWDVKYAGLQLMLSKLMREEKEKKHMAILEEYRSKAEYYICSCLNKNNDSKDNVERTPGGLLYIREWNNMQYVSTAAFLLSTYSDFLENTNEKLNCETGTVDHEEIHSFAKSQVDYILGSNPVNMSYLVGYGPKYPKRVHHRGASIVSYKRNKGFIGCTQGYDNWYSSQEPNPNVLVGALVGGPDGKDNFEDRRNNFMQTEACTYNTAPLVGVFAKFLHIENHKTVHDCNSLLVASFK; encoded by the exons ATGGAGATGGACACACAACCACATAAGAAACACCATTTTGGAACTTCCTACATGCGCTTCCTAGTACAGCATTGTTGTCTTGTCATCACCCTCTTAATCTCCACCTTCTTCACCACTACCACAGCTTTTGATTACGCTGATGCCCTTTCAAAGAGTCTTCTCTACTTCGAAGCACAACGCTCTGGGAGGATACCTTACAATCAGCGTGTCACTTGGAGAGACCATTCTGGCCTCACAGATGGCTTGGAAGAAGGG GTGGACTTGGTAGGAGGGTATTACGATGCTGGGGATCATGTCAAATTTGGTTTACCAATGGCATTCACCATCACAATGCTCTCATGGAGTGCCATAGAGTACAGGCAACAGATTGAAGAGGCAGGTGAATTACAACACACATTGGAAGCCATCAAATGGGGCACTGATTATTTCATCAAAGCTCACACAAGCCCAAATGTCCTATGGGCTGAG GTGGGTGATGGTGACACTGACCATTATTGTTGGCAACGGCCAGAGGACATGACAACTTCACGGCGGGCGTTTAAGATCGATGAGAACAATCCCGGTTCAGATCTGGCCGGAGAGACGGCAGCAGCCATGGCAGCTGCATCCATTGTGTTCAGAAAAACAAACGCACATTACTCTCACTTGCTTCTGCACCATGCCCTGCAG TTGTTCGAGTTTGGGGACAAGTATAGGGGAAATTATGATGCTAGTGTCGGAGTGGTAAAGAGCTACTATGCGTCGGTGAGTGGATACATGGATGAGTTGTTGTGGGCTGCCACGTGGCTTTACAAAGCCACCGACAACAAAATGTATTTTGAGTACGTTCTTTCCAACGCTCACTCCTTTGGTGGCACTGGTTGGTCCATTTCAGAATTCAGCTGGGATGTTAAGTATGCTGGTCTTCAACTCATGCTCTCAAAG CTcatgagagaagaaaaagagaagaagcatATGGCTATACTTGAAGAATACAGATCAAAAGCAGAGTACTACATATGCTCATGTCTGAACAAAAACAACGACAGCAAGGATAACGTGGAACGAACCCCTGGTGGATTGCTCTATATCCGAGAGTGGAACAACATGCAATATGTTTCGACAGCAGCGTTTCTGCTTTCAACATACTCTGATTTCCTCGAGAACACAAATGAAAAGCTGAACTGCGAAACAGGCACAGTGGATCATGAAGAAATTCACAGTTTTGCTAAATCACAGGTTGATTACATTCTGGGGTCTAATCCCGTGAACATGAGCTATTTAGTAGGGTATGGCCCTAAGTACCCTAAAAGGGTGCACCACAGAGGGGCATCCATTGTGTCATACAAAAGGAATAAAGGGTTCATAGGGTGTACCCAAGGGTATGATAACTGGTATAGTAGCCAAGAACCTAACCCTAATGTTCTTGTTGGGGCTTTGGTTGGAGGGCCTGATGGGAAAGACAATTTTGAGGATCGAAGGAACAATTTCATGCAGACTGAAGCATGCACATATAATACTGCTCCCTTAGTTGGTGTTTTTGCAAAGTTCTTGCATATAGAAAACCACAAAACAGTTCATGACTGTAACTCACTTTTGGTTGCTTCcttcaaataa
- the LOC114194100 gene encoding MDIS1-interacting receptor like kinase 2-like: MMFTKLVTFQFILITFFFSLLRFSSSEVSGVSLSNGTVMFGHEAVEDKNIEASALLKWKASLDNQSQVSLSSWSTFTSPCKWKGIVCDESNSISTINLVNFGLKGTLLNLNFSSFPKLLRFHVSYNNLGGPIPRQLGNMSKLSELRMDHNYFSDSIPQEIGTLHNLEYLFLRANQLSGSIPLTIGMLTNLVTLDLSSNHLSGTIPSLRNLTNLQELILFNNLLSGPIPEHLGGLHHLTTIKLLKNHISGLIPSSIGDLANLMKLQLTRNQLQGSIPSSLGNLTKLIELSMSENMLSGSIPASIGNLVNLEKLNLAQNKLSGPIPSIFRNLTKLTFLLLHVNKLTGNFSAATSNLTNLVNLQLSSNHFTGPLPQYICLGGSLLCFAANENRFTGPIPSSLKNCSSLERLNLAENMLMGNINDFGMYPNLEYIDLSRNAFNGHLSSNWVKCHNLIGLFISYNRLFGGIPPELGQAPKLQRLKLSSNSLTGKIPKELGNLTQLFELSISNNNLSGNIPFEIGSLKQLRIFDLSTNVLSGPIPKQLGRLLKLNHLNLSHNKLNESIPSEFSQLQHLRELDLSWNLLNGKIPATLRKLKMLENLNLSHNNLSGNISSSFKDMLSLTNVDISNNQLEGPIPNNRAFLKAPFQALQNNKNLCGYASGLMPCPQLLSHNPHRKKIKMLLFLTLGALFVVGVSLYIHWQKARKIKKQEREEKNGDLFSILHYDGKIVHETIIEATNNFDERYLIGKGGFGGVYKAILPSGQIVAVKKLQVEVDSEMVDFKAFTSEVRTLTEIKHRNIVKLHGFCEHPRYRFLVYEFVEGGSLDKVLNNDTHASMFDWNKRVNVVKGVANALYHMHHGCSPSIVHRDISSKNVLIDLEYEARLSDFGTAKILNPNSRNLTSFAGTYGYAAPELAYTMEVNEKCDVFSFGVLCLEIIIGNHPGDLISSMHSPSSTSVTANLLLKDVMDQRLPFPVMPVVKEVVIIAKVAFACLNERPLSRPTMEDVYNKFVMPKSPLTRDTLNTIVLGQLQNY, from the exons ATGATGTTCACAAAGCTTGTAACATTTCAGTTTATTCTCATCACCTTTTTCTTCTCACTTTTAAGGTTCTCTTCCTCGGAAGTTTCTGGTGTTTCTTTATCCAACGGTACTGTTATGTTTGGCCATGAAGCTGTCGAAGATAAAAACATTGAAGCAAGTGCTCTATTGAAGTGGAAAGCCAGCCTTGATAACCAAAGCCAGGTTTCCTTGTCTTCTTGGTCTACTTTCACTAGCCCTTGCAAGTGGAAGGGCATAGTTTGTGATGAATCCAACTCTATCAGCACTATAAATCTTGTAAACTTTGGACTAAAAGGTACACTTCTCAATCTAAACTTCTCATCCTTTCCTAAGCTTCTGAGGTTTCATGTAAGTTACAACAACCTCGGTGGACCTATTCCTCGTCAACTTGGTAACATGTCCAAACTTTCTGAGTTGAGAATGGATCATAATTACTTTAGTGATTCCATCCCCCAAGAAATAGGGACACTGCATAACTTGGAGTATCTGTTCTTGAGAGCAAATCAACTTTCTGGTTCCATCCCCCTCACAATTGGAATGTTGACAAATCTTGTTACACTTGATTTATCATCCAACCATCTCTCTGGTACAATCCCTTCACTAAGAAACTTGACAAATTTACAAGAACTTATCCTCTTCAACAACCTTCTCTCTGGTCCTATCCCTGAGCATTTGGGAGGACTTCATCATCTCACAACAatcaaattgttaaaaaatcatatttctgGGCTAATCCCTTCTTCCATAGGAGACCTGGCTAATTTGATGAAACTTCAGCTCACTCGTAATCAACTACAGGGGTCAATTCCTTCCTCTCTTGGAAACTTGACAAAGCTCATTGAATTGTCCATGTCTGAAAACATGCTTTCTGGTTCAATTCCTGCTTCCATAGGAAACTTGGTCAATCTAGAAAAGCTTAACCTTGCACAAAACAAACTTTCTGGACCTATTCCCTCTATCTTCAGAAATTTGACTAAGCTTACCTTCCTATTACTTCATGTGAACAAACTTACCGGAAATTTCTCAGCAGCAACAAGTAACCTTACCAATTTAGTAAATTTACAACTAAGCTCTAATCATTTCACTGGCCCTTTGCCACAATATATTTGCCTTGGAGGGTCACTTTTATGTTTTGCAGCCAATGAAAATCGTTTCACTGGCCCAATTCCATCAAGTTTGAAGAACTGCTCTAGTCTTGAAAGGCTCAACCTTGCAGAAAATATGTTGATGGGAAACATTAATGATTTTGGTATGTATCCAAATTTGGAGTACATTGATCTGAGTAGAAATGCCTTCAACGGTCACCTTTCATCAAATTGGGTCAAATGTCATAATCTCATAGGCCTGTTTATCTCATACAACAGATTATTCGGTGGTATACCCCCAGAGTTAGGCCAGGCACCTAAATTACAAAGGCTTAAACTTTCTTCAAACAGCCTAACGGGAAAGATTCCAAAAGAACTTGGGAACTTGACCCAGTTGTTTGAACTCTCCATAAGTAACAACAATCTTTCAGGCAACATTCCCTTCGAAATTGGTTCCTTAAAGCAACTTCGGATCTTTGATCTTTCAACAAATGTTTTAAGTGGTCCAATCCCAAAACAGCTCGGAAGGTTGCTCAAGTTAAATCACTTGAACTTAAGCCataacaaattaaatgaaaGCATTCCGTCTGAATTTAGCCAACTGCAACATCTTCGAGAACTTGATCTTAGTTGGAATTTGTTGAATGGAAAAATTCCAGCAACACTTCGAAAATTGAAGATGTTGGAAAACTTGAACCTCTCCCACAACAATCTCAGCGGAAACATTTCCTCAAGTTTTAAGGATATGCTCAGTTTGACAAACGTTGACATATCTAATAACCAATTAGAGGGTCCAATTCCTAACAATCGAGCCTTCCTTAAGGCTCCATTTCAAGCATTGCAGAACAACAAAAACTTGTGTGGCTATGCTTCTGGGCTGATGCCTTGCCCGCAGTTGTTGAGTCACAATCCTCATCGTAAGAAGATCAAGATGTTACTCTTCCTTACTTTGGGTGCATTATTTGTTGTTGGAGTTTCACTATACATTCATTGGCAAAAAGCAAGAAAAATCAAAAAgcaagagagagaagaaaaaaatggagatCTTTTTTCTATATTGCATTATGATGGGAAAATAGTGCATGAAACAATCATCGAAGCAACGAATAATTTCGATGAAAGATATCTCATCGGAAAAGGAGGGTTTGGAGGTGTTTACAAGGCCATCTTACCCTCTGGCCAGATTGTTGCTGTGAAGAAACTTCAGGTTGAAGTTGACAGTGAAATGGTTGATTTTAAGGCTTTTACATCTGAAGTTCGAACCCTGACAGAAATCAAACATCGTAACATTGTGAAGTTGCATGGGTTTTGTGAACATCCACGCTATCGTTTCTTGGTTTATGAGTTCGTAGAAGGTGGCAGCTTGGACAAAGTACTAAACAACGACACACATGCATCAATGTTTGACTGGAATAAGAGGGTTAACGTTGTTAAAGGTGTGGCAAATGCTTTGTATCATATGCACCATGGTTGCTCTCCTTCTATTGTTCATCGTGACATATCAAGCAAGAATGTTCTCATAGATTTGGAATATGAAGCTCGCTTATCTGACTTTGGAACAGCAAAGATTCTTAATCCTAATTCACGTAATTTAACTTCGTTTGCAGGCACTTATGGATATGCTGCACCAG AGCTTGCTTATACAATGGAAGTGAATGAGAAATGTGATGTGTTCAGTTTTGGGGTGCTTTGTTTGGAAATAATAATCGGAAATCACCCAGGAGATTTGATTTCTTCGATGCATTCACCATCTTCAACATCAGTAACAGCTAATTTGCTATTGAAGGATGTGATGGACCAACGATTACCTTTTCCAGTGATGCCAGTTGTTAAGGAGGTGGTAATCATTGCAAAAGTGGCATTTGCTTGTTTGAATGAAAGACCACTTTCTCGTCCAACCATGGAAGATGTTTATAACAAGTTTGTGATGCCTAAGTCACCTTTAACGAGGGATACACTCAACACCATTGTTCTTGGACAACTTCAAAATTATTGA
- the LOC114193779 gene encoding nucleobase-ascorbate transporter 1-like isoform X1 codes for MADITHLPMEQLQDLECCLDSNPPWAEAILLAFQNYILMLGTSVMIPSWIVHAMGGSDGDKARVIQTLLFVAGINTLLQTLFGTRLPTVVGGGSSAYIYPIAYIITDSSLQQISDPHERFIQTMRAIQGALIVASSIQIILGYSQIWGLFSRFFSPLGMAPVVGLVGLGLFQRGFPVVVGGLCRNWYTDAVVGNWPVSMQYLKHVRPFRDIPIFERFPVLICVPIVWIYAVILTASGAYRHKPSTTQNSCRTDRANLISTAPWFMFPYPFQWGPPTFSAGHSFAMMSAVIVSMVESTGAYMAASRLAIATPPPAYVLSRGIGWQGIGVLLDGLYGSVTGSTVSVENVGLLGLTRVGSRRVVQISSGFMIFFSILGKFGAVFASIPFPIFAALYCILFGLVASIGISFLQFTNLNCMRNLIIIGLTLFLGISVPQFFDQYWTPSRHGLVHTNAGWFNAFLNTLFSSAPTVGLIVAVLLDNTLEVERSKKDRGMPWWVKFRTFKGDNRNEEFYNLPFNLNRFFPPT; via the exons ATGGCAGACATTACCCATCTCCCTATGGAACAGCTTCAGGACCTTGAATGCTGCTTGGACTCTAATCCTCCCTGGG CTGAAGCTATCCTACTtgcatttcaaaattatatattgatgTTGGGAACAAGTGTGATGATTCCTTCATGGATTGTTCATGCCATGGGAGGAAGTGAT GGTGACAAGGCACGGGTAATACAGACTCTGCTCTTTGTAGCTGGCATTAACACACTTCTCCAAACGCTTTTTGGAACCAGATTGCCCACAGTAGTTGGCGGAGGTTCATCTGCATATATATATCCAATTGCTTATATTATCACCGACTCATCATTACAACAAATTAGTGACCCTCATGAA AGATTTATACAAACAATGCGAGCAATACAAGGAGCTTTAATTGTAGCATCAAGTATTCAGATAATCCTGGGTTACAGCCAAATCTGGGGACTCTTTTCAAG ATTTTTCAGTCCCCTTGGTATGGCACCTGTAGTTGGATTGGTTGGATTAGGATTATTTCAACGTGGATTCCCTGTGGTAG TTGGGGGACTGTGTAGAAATTGGTATACCGATGCTGTTGTTGGTAATTGGCCTGTCTCAA TGCAGTATCTAAAGCACGTGAGACCATTCAGAGATATCCCTATCTTTGAGCGTTTTCCAGTGTTGATTTGTGTCCCAATTGTTTGGATCTATGCTGTTATCTTGACCGCGAGTGGAGCTTACCGACACAAGCCATCCACAACACAAAATAGTTGTCGAACAGACCGAGCTAATCTGATATCTACTGCCCCATG GTTCATGTTCCCATATCCTTTCCAATGGGGTCCACCTACATTTTCTGCCGGCCATTCTTTTGCCATGATGTCAGCAGTTATTGTCTCAATGGTAGAG TCAACTGGTGCATACATGGCAGCTTCTCGACTAGCCATTGCTACTCCCCCTCCTGCTTATGTATTGAGTCGAGGCATTGGTTGGCAG GGAATTGGTGTCTTACTTGATGGTCTCTATGGATCAGTCACTGGTTCCACTGTTTCTGT GGAAAATGTGGGACTCCTTGGACTAACCCGAGTTGGAAGTCGCAGAGTTGTTCAGATTTCTTCTGGCTTCATGATATTCTTCTCTATTTTAG GAAAATTTGGAGCTGTGTTCGCCTCTATACCCTTCCCAATTTTTGCTGCACTGTACTGCATTCTCTTTGGCCTTGTGG CTTCAATTGGAATATCATTTCTTCAGTTCACAAACCTGAACTGCATGAGAAATCTTATTATCATTGGGCTCACTCTGTTCCTTGGTATATCTGTTCCTCAATTTTTCGATCAATACTGGACTCCTTCACGGCATGGTCTTGTTCATACTAATGCCGGATGG TTCAATGCATTTTTAAATACCTTATTCTCGTCGGCACCAACAGTGGGTTTGATAGTGGCAGTGTTGCTTGATAACACTCTAGAGGTAGAAAGGTCAAAGAAAGATCGAGGGATGCCATGGTGGGTGAAGTTTAGAACGTTTAAAGGAGACAATAGAAACGAAGAATTCTATAACTTGCCATTCAATCTCAATAGGTTCTTCCCGCCAACATGA
- the LOC114193779 gene encoding nucleobase-ascorbate transporter 1-like isoform X2 gives MADITHLPMEQLQDLECCLDSNPPWAEAILLAFQNYILMLGTSVMIPSWIVHAMGGSDGDKARVIQTLLFVAGINTLLQTLFGTRLPTVVGGGSSAYIYPIAYIITDSSLQQISDPHERFIQTMRAIQGALIVASSIQIILGYSQIWGLFSRFFSPLGMAPVVGLVGLGLFQRGFPVLGDCVEIGIPMLLLVIGLSQYLKHVRPFRDIPIFERFPVLICVPIVWIYAVILTASGAYRHKPSTTQNSCRTDRANLISTAPWFMFPYPFQWGPPTFSAGHSFAMMSAVIVSMVESTGAYMAASRLAIATPPPAYVLSRGIGWQGIGVLLDGLYGSVTGSTVSVENVGLLGLTRVGSRRVVQISSGFMIFFSILGKFGAVFASIPFPIFAALYCILFGLVASIGISFLQFTNLNCMRNLIIIGLTLFLGISVPQFFDQYWTPSRHGLVHTNAGWFNAFLNTLFSSAPTVGLIVAVLLDNTLEVERSKKDRGMPWWVKFRTFKGDNRNEEFYNLPFNLNRFFPPT, from the exons ATGGCAGACATTACCCATCTCCCTATGGAACAGCTTCAGGACCTTGAATGCTGCTTGGACTCTAATCCTCCCTGGG CTGAAGCTATCCTACTtgcatttcaaaattatatattgatgTTGGGAACAAGTGTGATGATTCCTTCATGGATTGTTCATGCCATGGGAGGAAGTGAT GGTGACAAGGCACGGGTAATACAGACTCTGCTCTTTGTAGCTGGCATTAACACACTTCTCCAAACGCTTTTTGGAACCAGATTGCCCACAGTAGTTGGCGGAGGTTCATCTGCATATATATATCCAATTGCTTATATTATCACCGACTCATCATTACAACAAATTAGTGACCCTCATGAA AGATTTATACAAACAATGCGAGCAATACAAGGAGCTTTAATTGTAGCATCAAGTATTCAGATAATCCTGGGTTACAGCCAAATCTGGGGACTCTTTTCAAG ATTTTTCAGTCCCCTTGGTATGGCACCTGTAGTTGGATTGGTTGGATTAGGATTATTTCAACGTGGATTCCCTGTG TTGGGGGACTGTGTAGAAATTGGTATACCGATGCTGTTGTTGGTAATTGGCCTGTCTCAA TATCTAAAGCACGTGAGACCATTCAGAGATATCCCTATCTTTGAGCGTTTTCCAGTGTTGATTTGTGTCCCAATTGTTTGGATCTATGCTGTTATCTTGACCGCGAGTGGAGCTTACCGACACAAGCCATCCACAACACAAAATAGTTGTCGAACAGACCGAGCTAATCTGATATCTACTGCCCCATG GTTCATGTTCCCATATCCTTTCCAATGGGGTCCACCTACATTTTCTGCCGGCCATTCTTTTGCCATGATGTCAGCAGTTATTGTCTCAATGGTAGAG TCAACTGGTGCATACATGGCAGCTTCTCGACTAGCCATTGCTACTCCCCCTCCTGCTTATGTATTGAGTCGAGGCATTGGTTGGCAG GGAATTGGTGTCTTACTTGATGGTCTCTATGGATCAGTCACTGGTTCCACTGTTTCTGT GGAAAATGTGGGACTCCTTGGACTAACCCGAGTTGGAAGTCGCAGAGTTGTTCAGATTTCTTCTGGCTTCATGATATTCTTCTCTATTTTAG GAAAATTTGGAGCTGTGTTCGCCTCTATACCCTTCCCAATTTTTGCTGCACTGTACTGCATTCTCTTTGGCCTTGTGG CTTCAATTGGAATATCATTTCTTCAGTTCACAAACCTGAACTGCATGAGAAATCTTATTATCATTGGGCTCACTCTGTTCCTTGGTATATCTGTTCCTCAATTTTTCGATCAATACTGGACTCCTTCACGGCATGGTCTTGTTCATACTAATGCCGGATGG TTCAATGCATTTTTAAATACCTTATTCTCGTCGGCACCAACAGTGGGTTTGATAGTGGCAGTGTTGCTTGATAACACTCTAGAGGTAGAAAGGTCAAAGAAAGATCGAGGGATGCCATGGTGGGTGAAGTTTAGAACGTTTAAAGGAGACAATAGAAACGAAGAATTCTATAACTTGCCATTCAATCTCAATAGGTTCTTCCCGCCAACATGA
- the LOC114194033 gene encoding subtilisin-like protease Glyma18g48580: protein MASSIFKLFLSSIILCTMLQPYTEALRKTYIVYLGEHSHGQTPSLRDLESATNSHHHLLVPVLGSHEKAKEVVIYSYNKHINGFAALLEEEEASEIAKNPSVISVFLSKEYKLHTTRSWDFLGMEKYGGIPGESAWWKGKFGEDTVIANLDSGVWPEHPSFSDNGFGPLPSTWRGNGVCQIDHVSPPNKTFCNRKLIGARIFSSSYEAHYGKLDPSKHTARDFVGHGTHTMSIAAGNFAPGATVFGNGNGTAKGGSPKARIAAYKVCWSANDAGGCHEADILQAFDHAINDGVDVISASLGGSNPYIESFFTDAVSIGAFHAVARNIVVVCSAGNDGPAPRTVINVAPWTFTVAASTIDRDFLTNISLGRNHHLKGASLNRGLPSRKYYPLVHAANARLPNSTTDDARLCKPGTLDTTKIKGNILICIRRDKTSSVAQSYEASNAGAVGVFVVNDDKSGNTLLAEPYSIPGANFYASEDEDIDEREWWGKGGSDKNNSRKLLAYMTVARTHLGIKPAPVMAGFSSRGPSAVQPLILKPDVTAPGVNILAAYSLATSPSNLPSDKRRIPFNMQQGTSMACPHVAGVAGLLKTLHPDWSPAAIKSAIMTTATTLDNNNLPIRDAFDQIASPFEYGSGHIQPNLAMDPGLVYDIGTRDYLDFICAHDHSQNFLRYFSRISYNCPESYNIENLNYPSITVANRGMNPINVTRTVTNVGTPTSTYVVKANITEGFKVLVEPSSLTFKTVGEKKTFWIILQAMSWPTNGFPVFGNLSWTDGNHTVTSPIVVL, encoded by the exons ATGGCATCTTCCATCTTCAAACTTTTCCTGTCATCAATCATTCTCTGTACCATGTTGCAGCCATACACCGAAGCTCTCAGAAAG ACCTATATTGTATACTTGGGAGAACACTCTCATGGTCAAACTCCTTCCCTTCGTGATCTTGAGTCAGCCACAAATTCTCACCATCATTTACTGGTTCCAGTCTTGGGAAG CCATGAGAAAGCAAAGGAAGTAGTGATATACTCGTACAATAAGCACATCAATGGCTTTGCTGCACTGCTTGAAGAGGAAGAGGCATCAGAGATTGCAA AAAATCCAAGTGTAATTTCTGTATTCTTGAGCAAAGAGTATAAATTGCACACTACCAGATCATGGGACTTTCTTGGCATGGAAAAATATGGAGGAATTCCTGGAGAATCCGCTTGGTGGAAAGGAAAATTCGGAGAAGATACAGTCATTGCTAATCTGGATTCAG GCGTTTGGCCCGAACATCCAAGTTTCAGCGACAACGGATTTGGTCCTCTGCCATCAACGTGGCGTGGGAACGGGGTCTGTCAGATTGACCATGTTTCTCCTCCAAACAAGACATTCTGTAACAG GAAGTTGATAGGAGCAAGAATCTTCAGCAGTAGTTACGAGGCACATTATGGGAAACTTGATCCTTCAAAACACACGGCACGTGACTTTGTTGGGCACGGCACCCATACCATGTCAATTGCTGCTGGTAACTTTGCTCCTGGTGCAACTGTCTTTGGCAATGGCAATGGCACTGCAAAGGGTGGATCCCCAAAGGCTCGTATCGCTGCATACAAAGTGTGTTGGTCTGCAAATGATGCTGGTGGCTGCCATGAAGCAGATATTCTACAAGCCTTTGATCATGCCATAAATGATGGTGTTGATGTCATCTCTGCCTCCCTCGGTGGCTCTAATCCTTATATTGAATCCTTCTTCACAGATGCGGTTTCCATAGGGGCATTCCATGCAGTTGCTAGAAACATAGTTGTAGTTTGTTCCGCCGGGAATGATGGACCAGCACCTAGAACTGTCATAAATGTTGCACCCTGGACCTTCACAGTTGCTGCTAGTACAATCGACAGGGATTTTCTCACCAACATTTCTCTCGGTAGAAATCACCACCTTAAG GGAGCGAGTCTTAATAGAGGCTTACCATCACGGAAATATTATCCATTGGTTCATGCTGCCAATGCTAGACTTCCTAATTCCACAACTGATGACGC TCGACTATGCAAACCGGGAACACTTGATACTACCAAAATAAAGGGAAACATATTGATCTGCATTCGACGTGATAAAACATCATCGGTAGCTCAGAGTTACGAGGCTTCTAATGCTGGCGCAGTGGGAGTGTTTGTGGTCAATGACGACAAAAGTGGCAACACACTTCTAGCAGAGCCTTATAGTATACCAGGTGCAAATTTTTATGCCTCTGAGGATGAGGATATAGATGAAAGGGAATGGTGGGGAAAAGGAGGTTCCGACAAGAACAATAGCAG GAAACTTCTTGCTTACATGACTGTGGCAAGAACACATTTAGGAATAAAACCTGCTCCAGTTATGGCTGGATTCTCATCCCGGGGTCCCAGTGCAGTGCAGCCATTGATACTGAAG CCTGACGTGACTGCCCCTGGTGTGAACATATTGGCGGCTTATTCACTAGCCACAAGTCCATCAAATCTACCATCAGATAAACGCCGTATTCCTTTCAATATGCAACAGGGAACTTCTATGGCATGCCCTCATGTTGCTGGTGTCGCAGGTCTTCTCAAAACACTTCATCCTGATTGGAGCCCAGCAGCTATTAAATCAGCCATTATGACTACTG CTACCACACTAGATAACAACAACCTACCGATTCGAGACGCATTTGATCAGATAGCAAGTCCGTTTGAATATGGCTCTGGACATATTCAGCCTAACCTTGCAATGGACCCTGGACTTGTTTATGATATTGGAACAAGGGATTACTTGGACTTCATATGCGCTCATGATCACAGCCAAAATTTTCTCAGATACTTTAGCCGCATCTCGTACAATTGCCCAGAGTCCTACAACATTGAAAATCTCAACTATCCTTCTATCACAGTAGCAAACCGAGGGATGAACCCTATAAATGTTACTCGGACAGTTACCAATGTGGGGACTCCAACTAGCACATATGTTGTTAAAGCTAACATAACTGAAGGATTTAAGGTTCTTGTTGAACCAAGTTCGTTGACTTTTAAGACTGTTGGAGAAAAGAAGACATTTTGGATTATTCTTCAGGCAATGAGTTGGCCCACTAACGGTTTCCCAGTATTTGGGAACTTGTCTTGGACAGATGGAAATCACACAGTAACCAGTCCTATTGTAGTCCTTTAA